A window of the Radiobacillus deserti genome harbors these coding sequences:
- a CDS encoding DMT family transporter — MAYLYLLIAIVTEIIGNSMLKMSDGFSKLLPSIGAFTGYGVSFFLLSLTLKELPMGITYAIWAGVGTALTFIIGVLYWKEGFSLQTLVGITAIILGVAVLNMPKWT; from the coding sequence ATGGCTTACCTTTACCTTTTAATCGCAATAGTGACAGAGATTATTGGGAATTCTATGTTAAAGATGTCGGATGGCTTTTCCAAATTACTTCCTTCTATAGGGGCGTTTACTGGATATGGAGTTTCTTTTTTCTTACTATCGTTAACCTTGAAAGAATTACCCATGGGCATTACGTATGCCATTTGGGCAGGTGTCGGTACAGCCTTAACGTTTATAATTGGAGTTTTATATTGGAAGGAAGGCTTTTCATTGCAGACGCTTGTGGGTATTACGGCTATTATTCTTGGAGTTGCCGTGTTAAATATGCCGAAATGGACGTAA
- a CDS encoding GntR family transcriptional regulator, whose product MAPKYERIKSEITSWILGGRIESNQKIPTETELMNQFDVSRHTVRRAISDLISSGFLYSVQGGGTFVADPNERGNKSGQKTIGVMITTISGYIFPTIISGIESTLSEAGYSLLLTNTNNTTMKEKQGLENLLLHAIDGLIIEPTKSALQSPNIGYYLNLEKNKIPYLFIHASYDGLDAPCFELDDYKAGYLATNHLIELNHQSILGIFKTDDKQGVKRLNGFIQAHREQGIFPNPHMILTYNSEEEENSLLSKIQDVLHSGVEKPTAIVCYNDEIALSTLSILRELDLKVPDDISLVGIDDSSLAVLSEVKLTTVAHPKEEMGKVAAEAMINLVEKRNPEIEKRIFEPQLIVRNSTKRRA is encoded by the coding sequence ATGGCACCAAAATACGAGCGAATAAAATCCGAAATCACCTCATGGATATTAGGAGGGCGAATTGAAAGTAATCAGAAAATCCCTACTGAAACAGAACTAATGAATCAGTTTGATGTCAGTCGCCACACGGTTAGGAGGGCGATTAGTGACTTAATTTCTTCAGGATTTCTATACAGTGTCCAGGGTGGGGGGACCTTTGTTGCAGATCCGAATGAGCGTGGAAATAAATCAGGACAAAAAACAATCGGAGTCATGATTACTACTATATCTGGTTATATCTTTCCGACTATCATTTCTGGAATCGAGTCGACCTTATCAGAAGCTGGTTACTCCTTACTCCTAACAAATACGAATAATACAACAATGAAGGAAAAACAAGGGCTAGAAAATTTATTGCTTCATGCTATAGACGGTTTAATCATTGAGCCAACGAAAAGCGCATTACAAAGTCCTAACATTGGTTACTATTTAAATCTCGAAAAGAATAAAATTCCATACTTATTTATTCATGCATCCTACGATGGTTTAGATGCTCCCTGTTTTGAATTAGACGATTACAAAGCAGGATACTTAGCTACCAACCATTTAATTGAATTAAATCATCAGTCTATTTTGGGGATTTTTAAAACGGATGATAAACAAGGTGTAAAAAGACTAAACGGATTCATTCAGGCCCATCGAGAGCAAGGAATCTTTCCTAATCCTCATATGATTCTTACGTATAATTCAGAAGAGGAGGAGAATTCTTTACTGAGCAAAATACAAGATGTCTTACATAGCGGCGTGGAAAAACCGACTGCCATCGTCTGTTATAATGACGAAATCGCCTTAAGCACTCTCAGTATCTTAAGGGAATTAGATTTAAAAGTACCGGACGATATATCATTAGTTGGAATCGATGATTCCTCATTAGCTGTGCTTTCCGAAGTTAAGCTAACAACCGTCGCTCATCCGAAAGAAGAGATGGGAAAAGTAGCAGCAGAAGCAATGATTAACCTAGTAGAAAAAAGGAATCCCGAGATTGAAAAACGGATTTTTGAACCTCAATTAATCGTGAGGAACTCAACGAAAAGAAGAGCATGA